A portion of the Edaphobacter lichenicola genome contains these proteins:
- a CDS encoding adenine phosphoribosyltransferase translates to MTLPINCEPLKELVRTVPDFPKPGILFYDITTVLKDKAGFATLIDAFAQYYIGKEIDLVLGIEARGFIFGPALAYRLNAGFVPVRKPKKLPAPVARVNYDLEYGTDSLEIHLDAIKPGERVVIVDDLLATGGTMEATVRLVRQLGGEIAGLGFAIELDFLKGREKFQEYDVLSLLHYDE, encoded by the coding sequence ATGACGTTACCGATTAATTGTGAGCCACTGAAAGAGCTTGTCCGGACCGTTCCGGACTTTCCGAAGCCTGGGATTTTGTTCTACGACATTACAACCGTGTTGAAAGACAAGGCAGGATTTGCCACGTTGATTGACGCGTTTGCGCAGTACTACATCGGCAAAGAGATCGACCTGGTTCTGGGGATCGAGGCGCGTGGGTTCATCTTTGGACCAGCGCTGGCTTATCGACTGAATGCGGGTTTTGTGCCGGTGCGCAAGCCGAAGAAGCTGCCCGCACCAGTGGCGCGGGTGAACTACGACCTGGAGTATGGGACGGACTCGCTGGAGATTCATCTGGATGCGATCAAGCCGGGCGAGCGGGTGGTCATCGTCGACGACCTGCTGGCAACCGGCGGGACGATGGAAGCAACGGTGCGTCTGGTGCGACAGCTTGGCGGGGAGATCGCCGGGTTGGGGTTTGCGATTGAACTCGACTTCCTGAAGGGGCGGGAGAAGTTTCAGGAGTATGACGTGCTGAGTCTGCTGCACTATGACGAGTAG
- a CDS encoding GGDEF domain-containing protein, which produces MQLAASICGTPIGLVTLLDERHQWHRASQILKLRDTPREVAFCAHAIRQNDLFVVKDALADQLFGSNPLVTGEPTIRFFAGLGLFRSDGEPMGTFCLVDMAPRILSEEQASALEVLGRQISVRLEAVVQRRALEQALAEKEKASAGLRASEELFRAFMNASPFLSYIKDAAGRLLFYNRSFAQRFGVSEYAWLGRTDEQLWSRKLTKSVRTHDLEVMAGGKMVETEEHIRNTDGTVSSLRSFKFPCHDSAGNVLLAGVAVDVSEEVAHHAELERYHRELEDANDQLRKLAVTDELTGLRNRRSFEERLVMEFSMARRRKRELSVLLIDVDDFKMINDRWGHAAGDEVLRRLGMILRTTVRLPDLPARYGGEEFVVLLPESGEESAMGLARRVMQRVASEDWENEPLTISVGMAAMTESLENGFQLVELADEALYAAKRAGKNRVMVHSG; this is translated from the coding sequence GTGCAGCTCGCTGCCTCTATCTGCGGAACTCCAATTGGTTTGGTGACGCTGCTGGACGAGCGGCACCAATGGCATCGTGCGTCCCAAATACTAAAGCTGCGGGATACTCCGCGAGAGGTCGCGTTTTGCGCGCATGCAATTCGGCAAAATGATCTGTTTGTTGTGAAAGACGCTCTGGCGGACCAGCTTTTTGGAAGCAATCCGCTGGTTACCGGGGAGCCGACGATACGATTTTTTGCAGGATTGGGACTGTTCCGGTCGGATGGAGAACCGATGGGGACGTTCTGTTTGGTGGATATGGCTCCCCGTATCTTGAGCGAGGAACAGGCAAGCGCTTTGGAGGTTCTGGGGCGGCAGATCAGTGTGCGGCTGGAAGCGGTGGTGCAGCGCAGGGCTCTGGAGCAGGCGCTGGCCGAAAAAGAGAAGGCGAGCGCTGGTTTACGGGCGAGCGAAGAACTGTTTCGCGCCTTCATGAACGCCAGCCCGTTCCTGAGCTATATCAAGGATGCTGCGGGAAGGCTGCTGTTTTATAACCGCAGCTTCGCGCAACGGTTTGGCGTAAGCGAATACGCGTGGCTAGGACGGACGGATGAGCAGCTGTGGTCGCGGAAGTTGACCAAATCTGTGCGAACGCATGATCTGGAGGTGATGGCTGGCGGCAAGATGGTCGAGACCGAGGAGCATATTCGTAATACGGATGGGACGGTTAGCTCGCTAAGGTCGTTCAAATTTCCTTGTCATGATTCGGCTGGAAATGTTCTCCTGGCTGGGGTCGCGGTGGATGTGTCGGAGGAGGTTGCGCATCATGCGGAGCTGGAGCGCTACCATCGTGAGCTTGAGGACGCCAATGATCAACTTCGCAAGTTGGCTGTGACCGATGAATTGACTGGTCTAAGGAACCGCAGGTCGTTTGAAGAGCGGCTGGTGATGGAGTTTTCAATGGCTCGGCGAAGGAAGCGAGAGCTGTCTGTGCTGCTGATTGATGTCGATGATTTCAAGATGATCAATGATCGGTGGGGTCATGCGGCTGGGGATGAGGTTTTGCGGCGGCTGGGGATGATTCTGAGAACGACGGTGCGGCTGCCGGACTTGCCTGCACGTTATGGCGGTGAAGAGTTTGTGGTGTTGCTGCCCGAGAGCGGCGAAGAGAGTGCCATGGGGCTGGCTCGACGTGTGATGCAGAGGGTTGCAAGTGAAGACTGGGAGAATGAGCCGCTGACAATCAGCGTTGGAATGGCTGCGATGACTGAGTCGCTGGAGAATGGGTTTCAGTTAGTTGAGCTGGCGGATGAGGCTTTGTATGCTGCCAAACGCGCGGGGAAGAATCGCGTAATGGTGCACAGCGGGTAG
- a CDS encoding NAD(P)-dependent alcohol dehydrogenase, translating to MKSRGYAVHDKKSPLVPFNFERREPRANDVVVEIAYSGICHSDIHQARDEWGGSIYPMVPGHEIVGHVTAVGGDVKKFKVGDLAAVGVIVDSCRVCANCKAGEQQYCMKGAVETYNKRDYEGVVMYGGYSNNIVVNENYVHTVSPKLNLAAVAPLLCAGITTYSPLRHWKVGKNSKVGVVGLGGLGHMGLKFAHSFGAHVVQFTTSVNKIEDAKKLGADEVVVTKDAAAVAKHAGSFDFILDCVSAPHDINQYLGLLKLNGTLCLVGLPETPLSVAPFSVVANRRSLAGSGIGGMKETQEMLDYCAEHNIVSDIELTSIDKLAEAYERVVKADVKYRFVIDMATLSKG from the coding sequence ATGAAATCTCGTGGATATGCGGTACATGATAAGAAGTCGCCCCTGGTTCCGTTCAACTTTGAACGGAGAGAGCCTCGTGCGAATGATGTAGTGGTCGAGATTGCTTACTCCGGGATCTGCCACTCGGATATCCATCAAGCGCGAGATGAGTGGGGTGGGTCGATCTACCCGATGGTGCCAGGACACGAGATTGTGGGGCATGTCACTGCGGTTGGTGGCGATGTTAAGAAGTTCAAGGTGGGAGATCTCGCTGCAGTTGGCGTGATCGTCGACTCGTGTAGGGTCTGCGCGAACTGCAAGGCGGGTGAGCAGCAGTACTGCATGAAGGGAGCGGTTGAGACATATAACAAGCGCGACTATGAAGGCGTCGTGATGTATGGCGGATACTCCAACAACATTGTGGTGAATGAGAATTATGTCCATACGGTTTCGCCGAAGCTGAACCTGGCTGCAGTGGCTCCGCTGCTGTGCGCCGGGATTACGACGTACTCGCCGCTGCGCCACTGGAAGGTGGGGAAGAACAGCAAGGTGGGTGTGGTTGGGCTTGGTGGGCTGGGTCACATGGGCTTGAAGTTTGCTCATTCGTTTGGTGCGCATGTGGTGCAGTTCACGACGTCGGTTAACAAGATTGAGGATGCGAAGAAGCTGGGCGCGGACGAGGTCGTTGTGACCAAGGATGCTGCCGCGGTGGCGAAGCATGCGGGGAGCTTCGACTTCATTCTTGATTGTGTGTCGGCGCCGCACGACATCAATCAATATCTCGGTCTGCTGAAGCTGAATGGGACGTTGTGCCTGGTGGGGCTCCCTGAGACACCGCTGAGCGTGGCACCGTTTTCGGTTGTGGCAAATCGTCGTTCACTTGCTGGGTCGGGGATCGGTGGGATGAAGGAGACGCAGGAGATGCTGGACTACTGCGCAGAACATAACATTGTGTCCGACATTGAACTGACGTCCATCGACAAACTTGCTGAGGCTTATGAGCGCGTGGTGAAGGCGGATGTGAAGTACCGCTTCGTGATCGATATGGCTACGTTGTCGAAGGGTTGA
- a CDS encoding lactonase family protein → MFTRRRFIVSFSAFAASARAFADWPIRKKKLLPPPPIHVYFGTDTNKGVSKGIYQSTFDPTKGQLTPPVLAAATARPSFLAVSPPGPGRRSVYVVNAINDPAATVTTFTLDPASGSLHQAGQVPSGGAGPAYVSVDSTGHAAFVADYMGSAIASYRIQPDGTLSQPVERLDFKDHKKFGALGPVASRQDNPHPHCVTISPDDRFVLVCDLGTDRICVFYIHPETGELSDPHLFTNDRPGCGPRHVAFHPNGRWVYCINEIDSTIDRCLWTATQYSDAPQGLLVNANFSIKTIAADFPASKNTAAELAISPDGYFLYASNRGEDSLVVFSIRAKDGNLTELQRIPCGGKTPRHFTLDPTAEWLICGNQDSASVTVFKRDTVTGKLSGPTQTVPLDSPLYTLFV, encoded by the coding sequence ATGTTTACGCGCCGAAGATTTATTGTCTCGTTTTCTGCCTTTGCCGCGTCTGCCAGAGCCTTTGCCGATTGGCCAATCCGCAAGAAAAAGCTCCTTCCCCCACCCCCTATTCATGTCTACTTTGGAACCGACACGAACAAGGGCGTCAGCAAAGGCATTTACCAATCCACCTTCGACCCCACCAAAGGTCAGCTGACTCCTCCGGTCCTCGCCGCGGCCACCGCGCGTCCGTCCTTCCTGGCCGTTTCACCCCCCGGTCCTGGCCGACGCTCCGTTTACGTGGTCAACGCAATCAACGATCCTGCCGCAACCGTTACCACCTTCACGTTGGATCCAGCATCCGGCAGTCTCCATCAGGCTGGACAAGTCCCATCCGGTGGTGCAGGCCCAGCATACGTCTCGGTCGACTCCACCGGTCACGCCGCCTTTGTCGCGGACTACATGGGCTCAGCCATCGCCTCCTACCGAATCCAGCCCGACGGTACTCTCAGCCAGCCGGTCGAACGCCTCGACTTCAAAGACCATAAGAAGTTCGGCGCGCTCGGCCCCGTTGCGAGCCGTCAGGACAACCCCCACCCCCACTGTGTCACGATCTCTCCCGACGATCGCTTCGTCCTGGTCTGCGATCTCGGCACCGATCGCATCTGCGTCTTCTACATCCACCCCGAAACCGGCGAACTCTCCGATCCCCACCTCTTCACAAACGACCGCCCTGGCTGCGGGCCACGACACGTAGCCTTTCACCCCAACGGCCGCTGGGTCTACTGCATCAACGAGATCGACTCCACCATCGACCGCTGCCTCTGGACTGCCACGCAATACAGCGACGCCCCGCAAGGTCTGCTGGTCAACGCAAACTTCTCGATCAAGACCATCGCGGCAGACTTCCCCGCCAGTAAGAACACCGCCGCTGAACTCGCCATCTCCCCAGACGGCTATTTCCTCTATGCGAGTAACCGCGGCGAAGACTCGCTCGTCGTCTTTTCGATCAGGGCCAAAGACGGCAACCTCACAGAGCTTCAGCGAATCCCCTGCGGCGGCAAAACGCCGCGCCACTTCACCCTCGACCCGACAGCCGAGTGGCTCATCTGCGGCAATCAGGATTCTGCAAGTGTCACCGTCTTCAAGCGCGATACCGTAACCGGCAAACTCTCCGGTCCCACCCAGACTGTCCCGCTCGACTCACCCTTGTACACACTCTTCGTTTAG
- a CDS encoding DNA-directed RNA polymerase subunit alpha, with product MLWRGFQKPKRLAVDTETLTEKYGKFSAQPFERGFGTTIGNALRRTLLSSIEGAAVTAVRIEGVLHEFQSITGVVEDATDIILNLKQIPFKLAGEGPKALYLRADQAGVITSGMIEADGDVEILDKNVYICTVSEGGKIDMEMRLKRGRGYISADKNFDGDLGLGFIPVDSVHSPVRKVNYLVEAARLGQITDYDKLTIEIWTNGTVLPADALGLSAKLLKDHMTIFINFEEEMEAGHDGLHDGPALRNENLNRSVEELELSVRSYNCLKNANIATIGELIQKTEAEMLKTKNFGRKSLNEIKEILAQMGLSLGMKIDENGNPQPGPTSVLPAATLAASFGNFDDDDDEDEDEDEDLDLVGSEPENF from the coding sequence ATGCTTTGGAGAGGTTTTCAAAAGCCCAAGCGTCTCGCAGTCGACACCGAAACACTCACCGAAAAATACGGCAAGTTCTCCGCGCAGCCCTTTGAGCGCGGCTTCGGTACCACCATCGGCAACGCGCTCCGCCGCACCCTTCTGTCCTCCATCGAAGGCGCTGCCGTTACAGCCGTCCGCATCGAAGGTGTCCTGCACGAATTTCAGTCCATCACCGGCGTCGTCGAAGATGCGACCGACATCATCCTGAACCTCAAGCAGATTCCCTTCAAGCTTGCCGGCGAAGGCCCCAAGGCTCTCTACCTCCGCGCCGACCAGGCTGGCGTCATCACCTCCGGCATGATCGAAGCCGACGGCGATGTCGAGATCCTCGACAAGAACGTCTACATCTGCACCGTCTCCGAAGGTGGCAAGATCGACATGGAGATGCGCCTCAAGCGCGGCCGTGGCTACATCTCTGCCGACAAGAACTTCGACGGCGACCTCGGCCTCGGCTTCATTCCCGTCGATTCCGTCCACTCGCCCGTCCGCAAGGTCAACTACCTCGTTGAAGCAGCCCGTCTCGGTCAGATCACCGACTACGACAAGCTCACCATCGAGATCTGGACCAACGGTACCGTGCTCCCCGCAGACGCTCTCGGCCTCTCCGCCAAGCTGCTCAAGGACCACATGACCATCTTCATCAACTTTGAAGAGGAGATGGAAGCCGGTCACGACGGTCTGCACGATGGCCCGGCCCTGCGCAACGAGAACCTCAACCGCTCGGTCGAAGAGCTCGAGCTCTCTGTCCGTAGCTACAACTGCCTCAAGAACGCCAACATCGCCACCATCGGCGAACTCATCCAGAAGACCGAAGCCGAGATGCTCAAGACCAAGAACTTCGGCCGCAAGTCCTTGAATGAGATCAAAGAGATCCTCGCGCAGATGGGCCTGTCCCTCGGCATGAAGATCGACGAGAACGGCAACCCGCAGCCCGGACCCACCTCCGTTCTGCCCGCAGCCACACTCGCCGCCAGCTTCGGCAACTTTGATGACGACGATGACGAAGATGAAGATGAGGACGAAGACCTCGACCTCGTCGGCAGTGAGCCAGAAAACTTCTAA
- the rplQ gene encoding 50S ribosomal protein L17, which translates to MRHRNAGYKLGRNTSHRRAMLRNLVTSVILMDRVETTITKCKATRPLIEKMITLGKRGTVHARRQAAAYLMTPESVDRLFATVAPRYAARQGGYLRITRLGARKGDAAEMAYIELLGAEHELNEKAQKRAEARTKKREELAKQMEERGEGEAGDPNAEA; encoded by the coding sequence ATGCGTCACCGTAATGCAGGATACAAACTAGGCCGCAACACCAGCCATCGCCGCGCCATGCTGCGCAACCTCGTCACCTCCGTCATCCTGATGGACCGCGTCGAGACCACCATCACCAAGTGCAAGGCCACCCGACCCCTCATCGAGAAGATGATCACCCTCGGCAAGCGCGGCACTGTCCACGCCCGTCGCCAAGCCGCCGCTTACCTCATGACGCCTGAGTCGGTCGACCGCCTTTTCGCCACCGTAGCCCCGCGTTACGCTGCACGCCAGGGCGGATACCTCCGCATTACTCGCCTCGGAGCCCGTAAAGGTGACGCAGCCGAGATGGCCTACATTGAGCTCCTCGGTGCCGAGCATGAGCTCAACGAGAAGGCCCAGAAGCGAGCCGAAGCCCGCACCAAGAAGCGTGAAGAGCTCGCCAAGCAGATGGAAGAGCGCGGCGAAGGCGAAGCAGGCGATCCGAACGCCGAAGCATAA
- a CDS encoding acylphosphatase — protein MVCHYLVKGRVQGVGFRWFVQREAAELGLRGWVRNTDHGDVEVLAAGEPSELAELKDALHKGSRGSRVDAVLEDELAESEGAKLGPFEIEGAW, from the coding sequence ATGGTGTGCCATTACCTTGTGAAAGGTCGCGTGCAGGGGGTCGGGTTTCGCTGGTTTGTGCAGCGGGAGGCGGCTGAACTTGGGCTGCGAGGTTGGGTTCGGAACACGGACCACGGCGATGTGGAAGTGCTTGCGGCGGGTGAACCGAGTGAGCTTGCTGAGTTGAAGGATGCGCTGCACAAGGGTTCGCGCGGCAGCCGCGTCGATGCAGTACTGGAAGACGAACTGGCCGAGAGCGAGGGCGCGAAGCTCGGGCCATTTGAGATTGAGGGAGCCTGGTAA
- the efp gene encoding elongation factor P — protein sequence MSIPATQMRPGMVIKFKDDLHLVFSVEHRTPGNLRAFIQAKLRNVRTGAMFVERFRSPDPIDRVIVDEVKMEFLYNDGDDYYFMDDKFEQTMLTRDTLGDAVEYLMPNLSISVSFHDGKAVGIELPGVVEMTVVETEPGIKSATASSVTKPAKLETGLVVQVPPFINEGEKIRVDTAEGAYMSRA from the coding sequence ATGTCGATTCCCGCAACGCAGATGCGCCCGGGCATGGTTATCAAGTTCAAGGACGATCTTCACCTTGTGTTTTCGGTGGAACACCGTACGCCTGGCAATCTTCGGGCCTTCATTCAGGCCAAGCTGCGCAACGTACGCACCGGCGCGATGTTCGTTGAGCGCTTCCGCTCGCCCGACCCGATCGATCGCGTGATCGTTGACGAAGTGAAGATGGAGTTTCTGTATAACGACGGGGACGATTACTACTTCATGGACGACAAGTTCGAGCAGACGATGCTGACGCGCGATACGCTGGGCGATGCAGTGGAGTACCTGATGCCGAACCTGTCGATCAGCGTGAGCTTCCATGATGGGAAGGCAGTGGGTATCGAGCTGCCGGGCGTGGTTGAGATGACGGTTGTTGAGACCGAGCCGGGGATCAAGTCGGCGACGGCATCGTCGGTGACCAAGCCTGCGAAGCTTGAGACTGGGCTGGTGGTGCAGGTTCCACCGTTCATCAACGAGGGCGAGAAGATTCGCGTGGATACGGCGGAAGGCGCCTACATGAGCCGCGCCTAG